A genome region from Petrotoga sibirica DSM 13575 includes the following:
- a CDS encoding ABC transporter substrate-binding protein, whose protein sequence is MKKVVSILFVLLIFLGISVFSQVEITMWFHSGRGEEREVIEDQVKRFNAMQNEVKVIAIQLPEGSYNDQVNAAALAGDLPDVLDLDGPFVSNYAWAGYLRPLDEFMSSELKQDFLPSIIAQGTYNGKIYALGTFDSGLALWGNKALLGKANVRIPKNVEDAWTFTEFMDVLRRLKELPEVTYPLDLKANDRGEWYTYGLSPFFQGFGADLIDRETYMSAEGILNGPEAVAAASWLQALFEQGFVNSNPPGYNVEFLNGEIPLEWAGHWEYPQGKGALGDDLVLIPAPKFFKHVSGMGSWAWAITTNSKNPEASWKFLEFLLKPEEIVKMSNANGAVPSRYSAIELSELYKVGGPLNIYVQQLNTIALPRPVTPGYPTITLAFQDMIGNLIRGADVQEILDRAVRVIDQDIESNQGYPIY, encoded by the coding sequence ATGAAAAAAGTTGTAAGTATTTTGTTTGTTTTATTGATCTTTTTGGGCATCTCTGTTTTTAGTCAAGTTGAAATTACTATGTGGTTCCACTCTGGAAGAGGCGAAGAGAGAGAAGTTATAGAAGATCAAGTAAAACGATTTAATGCCATGCAGAACGAAGTTAAAGTTATTGCTATTCAATTGCCTGAAGGTAGTTACAACGATCAAGTAAACGCGGCTGCTTTGGCTGGAGATTTACCAGATGTGTTAGATTTGGATGGCCCATTCGTTTCAAATTATGCATGGGCTGGATATTTGAGACCTTTAGACGAATTCATGTCCTCAGAGTTGAAACAAGATTTCTTACCCTCTATTATTGCACAGGGGACTTACAATGGAAAAATATACGCGTTGGGAACCTTTGACTCAGGTTTAGCCTTGTGGGGTAATAAAGCCTTGCTAGGAAAAGCCAATGTAAGAATCCCAAAAAACGTAGAAGATGCCTGGACATTTACCGAATTCATGGATGTACTAAGAAGATTGAAAGAATTACCAGAAGTTACTTATCCCTTAGACCTTAAAGCAAACGATAGAGGCGAATGGTATACCTACGGATTGTCGCCATTTTTCCAAGGATTTGGAGCTGATTTAATAGACAGAGAAACCTACATGAGTGCAGAAGGAATATTAAATGGTCCTGAAGCTGTAGCGGCTGCATCTTGGTTACAGGCTCTGTTTGAACAAGGATTTGTCAATTCAAATCCTCCAGGATATAATGTAGAATTTTTGAACGGTGAAATCCCATTAGAATGGGCTGGACACTGGGAATATCCACAAGGTAAAGGAGCGTTGGGAGATGATCTTGTTTTAATTCCTGCTCCAAAATTTTTCAAACATGTTAGTGGTATGGGATCTTGGGCATGGGCAATAACAACCAACTCAAAAAATCCTGAAGCCTCATGGAAATTCTTAGAATTTCTCTTGAAACCGGAAGAAATTGTTAAAATGTCCAATGCCAATGGAGCTGTCCCCTCTAGATATTCAGCAATTGAACTTTCTGAGCTGTACAAAGTGGGAGGACCACTCAACATTTATGTTCAACAATTAAATACCATAGCCCTTCCTCGACCAGTTACTCCTGGTTACCCTACTATTACTTTAGCTTTCCAAGACATGATAGGAAATCTAATCAGAGGTGCAGATGTCCAAGAAATTCTGGACAGAGCGGTTAGGGTGATAGATCAGGATATCGAATCTAACCAGGGTTATCCCATATATTAA
- a CDS encoding FumA C-terminus/TtdB family hydratase beta subunit, which translates to MKIDEIQKLKVGELLQYTGELIVMRDAAHQKLLELLSKNSQLPVDLNEKIVFYAGPANSPKNSKIGAIGPTTSERMDRYLEMIFKLGVLATVGKGKRSDLAVKLCVKYKRVYFITPSGAAAYLSKCVKDIRVLAFPELGPEAIYNISVKDFPLMVAIDTNGNKIF; encoded by the coding sequence TTGAAGATAGATGAAATTCAAAAATTAAAGGTTGGAGAACTCTTACAATACACTGGCGAATTGATAGTTATGAGGGATGCTGCACACCAAAAACTTTTAGAATTACTTTCAAAAAATTCGCAGCTCCCTGTAGATTTAAATGAAAAAATTGTATTTTATGCAGGCCCTGCAAATTCTCCAAAGAACTCTAAGATAGGTGCTATAGGTCCGACAACGAGTGAAAGAATGGATAGGTATCTTGAAATGATCTTTAAATTAGGTGTGTTAGCAACTGTTGGAAAGGGGAAAAGAAGTGATTTAGCAGTAAAGCTATGTGTAAAATACAAGCGAGTTTATTTTATAACTCCAAGTGGTGCAGCCGCGTACCTTTCTAAGTGTGTGAAGGATATAAGGGTTCTAGCCTTCCCAGAATTAGGGCCAGAAGCTATTTATAACATAAGCGTGAAAGATTTTCCTTTAATGGTGGCAATAGATACAAACGGCAATAAGATATTCTAA
- a CDS encoding NAD(P)-dependent malic enzyme, producing the protein MDAKELHKILKGKIRTISNVDNLNEESLSLLYTPGVADVAEECFKDPENTFLYTRRWNTVGIVSDGSAVLGLGNIGPYGALPVMEGKALLFNLFGQLDAFPICLNTQDPEEIVSIVKNLEPSFGGINLEDISAPRCFRILEELNKTMNIPVFHDDQQGTAVVVTAGLLNALKLSGKEAKSIKVVINGIGAAGYNIAKFLIDFGVINLVLVDKNGVLNKNVPESCLHEYHEELAQITNPENITGNLSDALFGADVFIGVSRGNILNEEMIKMMNKNPIIFALANPLPEIDPILAKSFGASIVATGRSDYPNQINNLIAFPGIMKGAIEKKSKITKKMLHSAILAISNSCMPTHTRILPEAYDKRLHLNVYEAVKNASESN; encoded by the coding sequence TTGGACGCGAAAGAATTACACAAAATACTCAAAGGAAAAATTAGGACAATTTCGAACGTCGACAATTTGAACGAAGAATCGTTATCCCTACTATACACTCCTGGGGTAGCAGATGTTGCGGAAGAATGCTTTAAAGATCCAGAAAATACATTTTTATACACAAGACGTTGGAACACCGTTGGTATCGTTTCAGATGGAAGCGCTGTATTGGGTCTGGGTAACATTGGTCCATATGGAGCGCTTCCCGTTATGGAAGGTAAGGCCTTGTTGTTTAATCTTTTTGGTCAGCTTGATGCCTTTCCAATTTGCCTAAATACACAAGATCCGGAAGAGATTGTTTCGATTGTGAAAAACTTAGAACCTTCGTTTGGAGGTATAAACCTAGAAGATATCTCTGCTCCTAGATGTTTTAGAATATTAGAAGAATTAAATAAAACAATGAATATTCCAGTTTTTCATGATGACCAGCAAGGGACAGCTGTCGTAGTGACGGCTGGATTGTTGAATGCATTGAAATTATCTGGCAAAGAAGCAAAAAGTATTAAAGTTGTTATTAACGGTATAGGGGCAGCGGGGTACAATATAGCCAAGTTTTTGATAGATTTTGGCGTGATAAATCTTGTTTTAGTTGACAAGAATGGGGTATTGAATAAAAATGTTCCGGAAAGCTGCTTGCATGAATATCACGAAGAATTAGCACAGATAACCAATCCAGAAAATATAACAGGAAATCTCTCAGATGCCCTTTTTGGTGCAGATGTGTTTATAGGGGTATCCAGAGGCAATATTTTGAATGAAGAAATGATAAAAATGATGAATAAAAATCCTATAATATTTGCACTAGCCAACCCTTTACCGGAAATAGATCCAATATTAGCAAAAAGCTTCGGGGCAAGTATAGTGGCAACTGGCAGATCAGATTATCCTAACCAAATCAACAATCTCATAGCCTTTCCAGGAATAATGAAAGGAGCGATAGAGAAAAAATCAAAGATAACTAAAAAAATGCTCCATTCTGCAATACTTGCAATTTCAAATTCATGTATGCCTACACACACCAGGATTTTACCCGAAGCTTATGATAAAAGATTACATTTAAACGTATATGAAGCGGTTAAAAATGCTTCAGAATCGAACTAG
- a CDS encoding carbohydrate ABC transporter permease — MKKAEKSRKKIYKQRGFKQALPFLLPASILLFVFLIIPFFFAFYLSFTNTRLISPIPPRFVGFSNYVRMLGDDLFGKALLNNFYFVAIVVPLQTIFALFLAILVNQKIKGSTTFRTIYFLPTVTTMVVVAVIWTFLYHPEGTINAILSFITFGKWEPIDLLNTERIAFPAIMLLSIWQGVGFQMLIFLAGLQEIPESLYEAATIDGANKWKQFIYITLPQLKNTSIFVIISTTILAFKLFDQVYIMTSGGPNYSTYTVMLHIYNQGFRMQNVGYASSLTVIFFLIILGFSLIQRIFLREEREVF; from the coding sequence TTGAAAAAAGCAGAGAAAAGTAGGAAAAAGATTTATAAACAAAGGGGGTTTAAGCAGGCTTTACCTTTTTTATTACCTGCAAGTATTTTACTGTTCGTATTTTTAATAATTCCTTTCTTTTTTGCTTTTTATTTATCCTTTACGAATACTCGTTTAATTTCTCCTATTCCACCTAGATTTGTTGGATTTAGCAATTATGTTAGAATGTTAGGCGATGACCTCTTTGGAAAAGCCCTATTAAATAATTTTTATTTCGTAGCCATAGTTGTCCCTCTTCAAACCATTTTTGCCTTATTTTTAGCGATACTCGTAAACCAAAAAATAAAAGGTAGTACAACGTTTAGGACGATATACTTTTTACCTACCGTAACCACGATGGTAGTTGTTGCAGTAATATGGACATTTTTATATCATCCTGAGGGAACGATAAATGCCATCCTATCTTTCATTACTTTTGGGAAGTGGGAGCCTATAGATTTACTTAACACCGAAAGAATCGCTTTCCCGGCAATAATGTTGTTATCTATTTGGCAAGGTGTAGGTTTTCAAATGCTGATATTCCTTGCAGGATTGCAAGAAATTCCTGAGTCATTGTATGAAGCAGCAACAATAGATGGAGCGAACAAATGGAAACAATTTATATATATCACTCTTCCCCAACTAAAAAATACGAGTATCTTCGTAATTATCTCTACCACGATACTCGCTTTCAAATTATTCGATCAAGTATACATTATGACAAGCGGTGGTCCAAATTATTCCACATATACAGTAATGTTACATATATATAATCAGGGATTTAGGATGCAAAACGTTGGTTATGCATCTTCTTTAACGGTGATATTTTTTCTCATTATTTTAGGGTTTTCTTTAATTCAAAGAATTTTCCTGAGAGAAGAAAGAGAGGTGTTTTGA
- a CDS encoding fumarate hydratase, whose protein sequence is MIYKREILEKLSNLLVQVNETINPEVKTYLDGFNGPFSQALKENYKIAEAEKLPLCQDTGIVEFFVFLGNEVILQEPIFSTLNEVVEKVYTGNPFRFSLVSDPLFERKSTKNNTPAVVHIFQVSGKSLEIKFLIKGGGSENLSALFMLKPSISVQELKDVIMRHVKENGAKGCPPLHIGIGIGGTSDKAMVLSKLALTKSFKERNPNPTYADFEEGLLKDLNALKIGFQGLKEGVSVFSVHVEYAPTHIATLPVGVSLDCYLCRKGVVKFEDR, encoded by the coding sequence ATGATATATAAGCGTGAAATACTAGAAAAGTTGTCAAACCTGTTAGTACAGGTCAATGAAACGATAAATCCAGAAGTAAAAACTTATCTAGACGGATTCAATGGTCCATTTTCGCAAGCCCTCAAAGAAAATTATAAAATTGCTGAAGCCGAGAAATTACCCCTTTGTCAGGATACAGGTATTGTTGAATTCTTTGTTTTTTTAGGAAACGAAGTTATACTTCAAGAACCAATATTTTCCACTTTAAATGAGGTGGTGGAAAAGGTATATACGGGAAATCCCTTCCGATTTTCACTGGTGAGCGATCCTCTTTTTGAAAGAAAAAGCACTAAAAACAACACTCCCGCAGTTGTACACATATTTCAAGTTTCTGGGAAGAGTTTAGAGATCAAATTTTTGATTAAAGGTGGGGGAAGTGAAAATCTCTCAGCCTTGTTCATGTTAAAACCATCAATTAGTGTTCAAGAGTTAAAAGATGTAATAATGAGGCATGTGAAAGAAAATGGAGCAAAAGGTTGTCCACCTTTACATATTGGAATAGGAATAGGCGGAACTTCTGATAAGGCGATGGTTTTATCCAAATTGGCTTTAACTAAAAGTTTCAAAGAAAGGAATCCAAACCCTACTTATGCAGATTTTGAAGAAGGGCTTTTGAAAGATTTAAACGCTTTAAAAATAGGTTTTCAAGGATTAAAAGAGGGAGTTTCGGTTTTTTCTGTACATGTAGAATATGCTCCCACCCATATTGCAACACTTCCTGTGGGGGTTTCCTTAGATTGTTACCTTTGTAGAAAAGGTGTGGTAAAATTTGAAGATAGATGA
- a CDS encoding methyl-accepting chemotaxis protein codes for MNEFTQMYVVGKDELMRSNSIYSKSPTILSQKVETPQVLRALNGQQSWIESEDYLRDKVLAVYEPFNYKTINWAMIGETKFSFVREQTNSFSKLIILIFSLITIAVIISSITFSNATVKPIEIITEKTKNFTKGDLSMNFENKSSDEIEEMSQALSEMSHSLKGSISSIMNSSDKIQNFSDTLNVCSKNLAENSRFLTQETQEISKETEDTASSIEEVTAGIEEVTLTFQTILEDLKNLLMNSQRLSQDAQNGKIEINEIANTINESVGKTKNTSNVINELTKNAQNVGNILETISSITDQTNLLALNAPIEGARAGEAGRGFAVVADEIRKLAEESRNSTEKISNILQKIKKQSEEANASINLTYQAVKETFDKATSILNHFNKILDNVQMTDENIRDVTGNIKQQTEVTTEIAQAMDKATNSVSTISERVKKMLSDIEKQDEQTSGINEDIEELNRLSIELKSQFKKFKIK; via the coding sequence ATGAACGAATTCACTCAAATGTACGTTGTAGGGAAAGATGAATTAATGAGAAGCAATTCTATATATTCCAAATCTCCGACTATTCTATCTCAAAAGGTTGAAACCCCTCAGGTATTAAGGGCCCTTAACGGGCAACAAAGTTGGATTGAAAGCGAAGATTATTTAAGGGACAAAGTTTTAGCTGTCTATGAACCCTTCAACTACAAAACTATAAATTGGGCTATGATTGGGGAAACTAAATTTTCTTTTGTTAGAGAACAGACAAATTCGTTTTCAAAATTAATTATACTAATTTTTTCTTTAATCACAATTGCGGTTATAATTAGTTCCATTACCTTTTCAAACGCTACCGTTAAGCCAATTGAAATAATAACTGAAAAAACCAAAAATTTTACCAAAGGAGATCTCTCAATGAACTTTGAAAACAAAAGCTCTGATGAAATTGAAGAGATGTCACAGGCTCTAAGTGAAATGTCTCATTCTTTAAAGGGTTCTATATCTAGCATTATGAATTCATCAGATAAGATTCAGAATTTTTCTGACACTTTAAATGTCTGCTCTAAAAATCTTGCAGAAAATTCTCGTTTCTTAACGCAAGAAACTCAGGAGATCAGCAAAGAGACAGAGGATACAGCCTCGTCCATAGAGGAGGTTACAGCAGGTATAGAGGAAGTAACTTTAACATTTCAAACTATCTTAGAAGACCTGAAGAACCTCTTGATGAATTCCCAAAGACTATCACAAGATGCACAAAATGGGAAAATTGAAATTAACGAAATAGCGAATACAATTAATGAATCAGTAGGAAAAACCAAGAACACTTCTAATGTAATAAATGAATTAACAAAAAACGCTCAAAATGTAGGAAATATTTTAGAAACCATAAGTTCAATAACCGATCAAACAAATTTACTAGCTTTAAATGCCCCGATAGAAGGTGCAAGAGCTGGTGAAGCAGGCAGAGGTTTTGCAGTAGTAGCCGATGAAATAAGAAAGCTCGCCGAAGAGAGCAGAAATTCTACCGAAAAAATATCTAATATATTGCAAAAAATAAAAAAACAAAGTGAGGAAGCCAATGCTTCTATTAATTTGACTTATCAAGCTGTTAAAGAAACTTTTGATAAAGCAACTTCTATACTAAATCATTTCAATAAGATTTTGGATAATGTACAAATGACAGACGAAAACATAAGAGATGTAACTGGAAATATCAAACAACAAACAGAAGTTACCACAGAAATCGCCCAAGCCATGGATAAAGCAACGAATTCTGTATCCACTATATCTGAAAGGGTTAAAAAAATGTTATCTGACATAGAAAAACAAGATGAGCAGACTTCTGGAATAAACGAGGATATTGAGGAACTAAATAGACTTTCTATAGAATTAAAAAGTCAGTTTAAGAAATTCAAGATCAAGTAG
- a CDS encoding DEAD/DEAH box helicase, whose product MTKFQHMGLSDNILNAIDRKGYKEPTPIQEKVIPFLLSGKNNVIGQAQTGTGKTAAFGIPLIERLDEKANDVQALVLTPTRELALQVCNEIDSLKGNKRLNLLPVYGGVSIGNQIRALKRRVDLVVGTPGRIIDHLNRGTLDISKIKYLVIDEADEMLDMGFIEDVETILSKTNKEKQILMFSATMPQRIVNLARKYMGNFQTVTTVQENKEDITVKKAKQIYYMISESDKIELLSRLIDIDTNFYGLVFTKTKVQSEEIANELIKKGYEAEALNGDVSQNQRERIMDRFKNKRIKILISTDVAARGIDIDNLKYVINYSLPQNPENYIHRIGRTARAGNEGTAITFVTPSEYRKFMFIKHSSKALIEEAKIPQPKDIVNAKVEKIKDEIKSNLSKDIDPIYEILTEKIIEETDQEPSQIISSILKYFYGGILKEENYNKIKEVKSSSKSKEQRLFVALGSSSKMTPKKLAEFIEKETGVNIKKLKDIQVMDKFSFVTVPSEKAEAIIEIFKQKSKRKRPLVVQAKSKREVRK is encoded by the coding sequence ATGACAAAATTTCAACACATGGGCCTTTCTGATAACATACTCAACGCGATTGATAGAAAAGGGTACAAAGAACCAACTCCTATCCAAGAAAAGGTTATCCCCTTTCTTTTATCTGGTAAGAATAATGTAATCGGTCAGGCTCAAACTGGTACAGGAAAAACCGCAGCATTTGGTATACCTCTAATTGAAAGATTAGACGAAAAAGCAAACGACGTTCAAGCTTTAGTATTAACCCCCACAAGAGAGTTAGCTTTGCAGGTTTGTAATGAGATAGACTCATTGAAGGGAAACAAAAGATTGAACCTTCTTCCCGTGTATGGAGGGGTCTCAATTGGAAATCAAATTAGAGCCCTTAAGAGAAGAGTAGACTTAGTAGTAGGTACCCCTGGAAGAATAATTGACCATTTGAACAGAGGTACTTTAGATATTAGCAAAATTAAGTATTTGGTCATTGATGAAGCCGATGAAATGCTAGATATGGGTTTTATAGAAGATGTGGAGACGATACTCTCAAAAACTAATAAAGAAAAGCAAATTTTGATGTTTTCAGCTACAATGCCTCAAAGGATTGTTAACCTTGCTAGAAAGTATATGGGAAATTTTCAAACGGTAACAACAGTTCAAGAAAACAAAGAGGACATAACAGTAAAAAAGGCAAAACAAATTTATTACATGATTTCTGAGTCTGATAAAATAGAACTTTTGAGTAGGCTTATAGATATAGACACTAATTTTTACGGTCTTGTATTTACTAAAACAAAAGTCCAATCAGAAGAAATTGCAAACGAATTAATCAAAAAAGGTTACGAAGCAGAAGCCCTGAATGGAGACGTTTCTCAAAATCAAAGAGAAAGAATAATGGATAGATTTAAGAACAAACGAATAAAAATTTTAATATCCACAGACGTTGCAGCCAGAGGTATAGATATAGACAATCTTAAATACGTCATCAATTATTCTCTTCCACAAAATCCAGAAAATTATATACATCGTATAGGAAGAACTGCGAGGGCTGGAAATGAGGGAACAGCTATTACTTTTGTCACACCAAGCGAGTATAGAAAATTTATGTTCATTAAGCATTCCTCAAAAGCCTTAATAGAAGAAGCTAAAATACCACAACCCAAGGACATTGTTAACGCAAAAGTTGAAAAAATAAAAGATGAGATCAAATCTAATCTTTCCAAAGATATAGACCCTATATACGAAATCTTGACGGAAAAAATAATAGAGGAAACTGACCAAGAGCCCAGTCAAATAATTTCTTCTATTTTAAAGTATTTTTATGGTGGAATCTTGAAAGAAGAAAATTATAACAAAATAAAGGAAGTTAAAAGTTCCTCAAAAAGCAAAGAGCAAAGGTTATTTGTTGCATTAGGTAGTTCAAGTAAAATGACACCAAAAAAACTTGCTGAATTCATAGAAAAGGAAACCGGTGTGAATATAAAAAAGTTAAAAGATATCCAAGTAATGGATAAATTTTCTTTTGTGACAGTTCCTTCAGAAAAAGCTGAAGCAATAATAGAGATATTTAAACAAAAATCAAAGAGAAAAAGACCGCTCGTAGTACAAGCTAAGTCCAAAAGAGAAGTGAGAAAGTAA
- a CDS encoding LacI family DNA-binding transcriptional regulator → MPTKKNKNSRITIEDIARIAQVSKATVSYVINDKPGVSEPVRNKIKNIIEETNYFPNSAARGLAGEKTHFVGLVIPDISDMFYANIIRGVEKTLNKKDYLLTLFTTHAQPEREQQVVRLLNKSIVDGLIIMAYFITDNFIESLKEREIPFVFIDYPPKDEEIYSVMVDNKNGAYEATEYLIKLGHKKIAFLAGPEVAWDSKARFEGYLKALKAYGIKFNPELVENGNFTKEEGYAATKRLLEKGEKFTAIFSSNDQMAIGAMRALKESGYKIPTDVSIVGFDNIEASSIIEPPLTTVSQPIYEIGKKAVNIITSLINGEKIEEKRYMLKTKLIERHSCIRI, encoded by the coding sequence ATGCCCACAAAGAAGAATAAAAACTCTCGAATAACTATTGAAGATATTGCGCGGATCGCTCAAGTCTCTAAAGCTACCGTGTCATATGTGATCAACGATAAACCTGGTGTAAGTGAACCCGTTAGAAATAAAATAAAAAATATAATTGAAGAAACTAATTATTTCCCTAATTCTGCAGCAAGGGGTTTGGCCGGTGAAAAGACACATTTTGTAGGTTTAGTTATCCCGGATATTTCTGATATGTTTTATGCCAATATAATTAGAGGAGTAGAAAAAACTTTAAATAAAAAAGATTATCTTCTCACTTTATTTACCACACACGCACAACCAGAAAGAGAGCAACAAGTAGTTCGACTGTTGAATAAAAGTATAGTTGACGGGTTAATTATAATGGCCTATTTTATTACTGATAATTTCATAGAATCATTGAAAGAAAGAGAGATTCCTTTTGTCTTTATCGATTATCCACCAAAAGATGAAGAAATTTATTCCGTAATGGTTGACAACAAAAATGGAGCGTATGAGGCGACAGAATATTTGATAAAACTTGGACATAAAAAAATAGCGTTTTTAGCAGGTCCAGAAGTTGCCTGGGATTCAAAGGCACGATTCGAGGGGTATTTAAAGGCATTAAAAGCTTATGGAATCAAATTCAACCCAGAATTGGTGGAAAACGGTAATTTCACAAAAGAAGAAGGATATGCCGCTACAAAAAGGTTGTTAGAAAAAGGAGAAAAATTCACTGCTATTTTTTCTTCGAATGATCAAATGGCTATAGGGGCAATGAGGGCTTTAAAAGAAAGTGGGTACAAAATTCCAACAGATGTCTCTATTGTGGGTTTTGACAACATAGAGGCCAGTTCTATAATAGAACCACCTTTAACAACTGTTTCACAGCCCATATATGAAATAGGTAAAAAGGCTGTAAATATTATAACATCTTTGATAAATGGAGAAAAAATTGAAGAAAAAAGATATATGTTAAAAACAAAATTAATTGAAAGACATTCTTGCATAAGAATTTAA